Proteins from one Mycobacterium adipatum genomic window:
- a CDS encoding non-ribosomal peptide synthetase, protein MGVAATTSDTVRAEVAELLGIAPEELDPGADLIASGLDSIRMMSLSGRWRKQGIEVGFAALAATPTVRAWQELVAEHAPAAPVVDVATAPDHDPGAPFSLAPIAHAMWVGRHGEQELGGVAAHLYVEFDGTDVDPVRLQEAATKLAVRHPMLRQEILPDGTQRIGDRGLPVTVYDLRALDAVAADARLERIRDDKSHQLMDNEVLQISLSQLPGGRTRLHVDMDMQAADAVSYRNFMADLAAYYRGADLPELGYTYREYRARLTAATPPPSEADRQWWAERIPDLPEPPALPLVPRGEQQNPLRSIRLWHIFDVPTRDALFAAAHRRGITPAMAVAAAYANALARWSSDARFLLNLPMFGREPYHPDVDKLVGCFTSSLMLDIDLAGTGSAAARAQAVQDVLHATAAHSSVSGLDVLRDMSRHRGTQTLATIVYTSALGLGDLFAGDVTDQFGEPVWTISQGPQVLIDAQATPLADGLMINWDVRVQAFPPGVPEAMFAYEIAELARLAESDAAWDEPDPPALSADARAVRDAVNATTAAPSGENLVDGFFRNAEAAPAATALIASTDTLTYGELKERVLAVAGTLQAGGVGSGDIVAVLGPKGAQQIPALLGILTAGAAYLPIGVDQPVDRAARMLATAGVTFALVCGDDVPDVLATAGVPFRRMVDIGTAVTPFEPVTVAPSDLAYVLFTSGSTGEPKGVELTHDAVLNTLEFLYRHFQIGPEDRELALSHLESDMSVPDVFGILRAGGAIVMVDEDQRRDPDSWARLIARHKVSVVNFLPGWLQMLTEVPGDLSSLRVVLTGGDWVRPDLVRALRARAPRMRFAGLGGATETAIHGTIFEIGPASGPDLGIPANAPSVPYGVPFPNNACRVVSPTGEDSPDWVPGELWFTGRGIARGYRGRPDLTAEKFVEYEGRTWYRTGDLARYWPDGTLEFIGRADHRVKLSGYRIELGEVEAALGRVPGVGAAVAAVIPAGGERPGGYDRDVLGALVRIDDAGVDADAVLTAMAGLVPAHMIPQVIVTTDRIPFTVGGKIDRKAVAGRLAEAELPAGRGYRAPSTPLETALAHIMSGLLGRDTIGVDDDFFGLGGDSVMATHVVAQVRDWLDTPTIMVPDVFATRTVAALAERLMERESEAQRLELVAELYLEVAAMDDADVVSELDTAGRA, encoded by the coding sequence GTGGGCGTCGCTGCGACGACATCAGACACCGTTCGCGCGGAGGTGGCAGAACTGCTCGGAATCGCGCCGGAGGAATTGGATCCGGGTGCCGACCTCATCGCCTCCGGCCTGGACTCCATCCGGATGATGTCGTTGTCCGGACGCTGGCGCAAACAGGGCATCGAGGTCGGGTTCGCCGCGCTGGCCGCCACCCCCACGGTGCGGGCCTGGCAGGAACTGGTGGCCGAGCATGCACCCGCCGCACCCGTCGTCGACGTGGCCACCGCGCCCGATCACGATCCCGGCGCGCCCTTCTCGCTGGCTCCCATCGCGCACGCGATGTGGGTCGGCCGCCACGGTGAGCAGGAGCTCGGCGGTGTCGCCGCGCACCTCTACGTCGAATTCGACGGCACCGATGTCGACCCCGTTCGTTTGCAGGAAGCAGCCACCAAACTTGCTGTGCGCCATCCGATGTTGCGCCAGGAGATCCTCCCGGACGGCACCCAGCGGATCGGCGACCGCGGCTTGCCGGTGACCGTCTACGACCTGCGGGCGCTGGACGCCGTTGCCGCCGACGCGCGTCTCGAACGCATCCGTGACGACAAGTCGCATCAACTGATGGACAACGAGGTACTGCAGATCTCGTTGTCGCAGTTGCCCGGTGGTCGCACCCGCCTGCACGTGGACATGGACATGCAGGCCGCCGATGCGGTGAGCTATCGCAACTTCATGGCCGATCTGGCGGCCTACTACCGCGGCGCCGATCTCCCCGAACTGGGCTACACCTACCGGGAGTACCGCGCCCGGCTGACCGCGGCCACCCCGCCGCCGTCGGAGGCCGACCGGCAATGGTGGGCGGAGCGCATCCCCGATCTTCCCGAACCGCCGGCGCTGCCGCTCGTCCCGCGCGGCGAGCAGCAGAACCCGTTGCGCAGCATCAGGTTATGGCACATCTTCGACGTACCGACCCGTGATGCGCTGTTCGCCGCGGCACATCGCCGGGGCATCACACCGGCGATGGCCGTGGCCGCGGCGTACGCCAACGCGCTGGCCCGCTGGTCCAGCGACGCACGCTTCCTGCTCAACCTGCCGATGTTCGGTCGCGAGCCCTATCATCCCGACGTCGACAAACTGGTGGGCTGCTTCACCTCCTCGCTGATGCTCGACATCGACCTGGCCGGCACCGGTTCGGCGGCCGCCCGAGCGCAGGCGGTGCAGGACGTCCTGCACGCCACCGCCGCGCACTCGTCGGTGTCCGGCCTGGACGTGCTGCGCGATATGAGCAGGCACCGCGGTACCCAGACCCTGGCCACCATCGTCTACACCAGCGCGCTGGGGCTGGGGGACCTGTTCGCCGGCGACGTCACCGACCAGTTCGGTGAGCCGGTGTGGACCATCTCCCAGGGTCCGCAGGTGCTCATCGACGCCCAGGCCACACCGCTGGCCGACGGACTGATGATTAACTGGGACGTCCGCGTGCAGGCCTTCCCACCCGGGGTGCCGGAGGCGATGTTCGCCTACGAGATCGCCGAATTGGCCCGGCTGGCCGAGAGCGACGCGGCCTGGGATGAACCGGACCCGCCCGCGCTGTCGGCGGACGCCCGCGCCGTCCGCGACGCCGTCAACGCCACGACCGCGGCCCCCAGCGGTGAGAACCTGGTGGACGGCTTCTTCCGCAACGCCGAGGCCGCTCCCGCGGCCACCGCGCTGATCGCGAGCACCGACACGCTGACCTACGGTGAACTGAAAGAACGAGTGCTTGCGGTGGCCGGCACGCTGCAGGCCGGCGGTGTCGGCTCCGGCGATATCGTCGCCGTGCTGGGACCCAAAGGCGCCCAGCAGATCCCCGCGTTGCTCGGCATACTCACCGCCGGGGCGGCCTACCTGCCGATCGGTGTCGATCAGCCCGTCGACCGGGCTGCACGCATGCTGGCTACCGCAGGGGTGACATTCGCGCTCGTCTGTGGCGACGACGTTCCCGACGTGCTGGCCACCGCCGGTGTCCCGTTCCGACGCATGGTCGATATCGGCACTGCCGTGACACCATTCGAACCCGTCACGGTGGCACCGAGCGACTTGGCCTATGTGCTGTTCACCTCCGGTTCCACCGGCGAGCCCAAGGGTGTGGAACTGACCCACGACGCGGTGCTCAACACCCTGGAATTTCTCTACCGGCACTTCCAGATCGGGCCCGAGGACCGGGAATTGGCGCTCTCGCACCTGGAATCGGACATGTCGGTACCCGATGTGTTCGGCATCCTGCGCGCCGGCGGCGCCATCGTCATGGTCGACGAGGACCAGCGGCGCGATCCGGACAGCTGGGCACGGTTGATCGCCCGACACAAGGTATCGGTGGTCAACTTCCTTCCCGGCTGGCTGCAGATGCTCACCGAGGTCCCCGGCGACCTCAGTTCGCTGCGGGTGGTGCTCACCGGCGGGGACTGGGTGCGGCCCGACCTGGTCCGGGCATTGCGTGCCCGCGCCCCCCGAATGCGGTTCGCCGGACTGGGCGGCGCGACCGAGACGGCGATCCACGGCACCATTTTCGAGATCGGGCCCGCCTCCGGCCCAGATCTGGGGATTCCCGCGAATGCCCCTTCGGTGCCCTACGGTGTGCCGTTCCCCAACAACGCCTGCCGGGTGGTCAGCCCCACCGGCGAAGACAGCCCGGACTGGGTGCCCGGGGAACTCTGGTTCACCGGTCGTGGCATCGCCCGCGGCTATCGCGGCCGCCCGGACCTGACAGCCGAGAAATTCGTCGAGTACGAAGGCCGCACCTGGTACCGCACCGGGGACCTGGCCCGCTACTGGCCGGACGGCACCCTGGAGTTCATCGGCCGCGCCGACCACCGCGTCAAACTCAGCGGGTACCGCATCGAACTCGGTGAGGTGGAAGCGGCGCTGGGCCGGGTGCCGGGTGTGGGCGCGGCCGTGGCCGCGGTGATTCCGGCCGGCGGCGAGCGGCCCGGTGGGTACGACCGCGACGTCCTTGGTGCGCTGGTCCGCATCGACGATGCCGGGGTGGACGCCGACGCGGTCCTCACCGCGATGGCCGGCCTGGTGCCGGCCCACATGATCCCGCAGGTCATCGTGACCACCGACCGGATCCCGTTCACCGTCGGCGGCAAGATCGACCGCAAGGCGGTGGCCGGGCGCCTGGCCGAGGCCGAACTGCCCGCCGGGCGCGGCTACCGCGCACCGTCCACCCCGCTGGAAACCGCACTCGCCCACATCATGTCCGGCCTGCTGGGTCGCGACACCATCGGCGTGGACGACGACTTCTTCGGTCTGGGCGGTGATTCGGTGATGGCCACGCACGTGGTGGCGCAGGTGCGTGACTGGCTCGACACACCCACCATCATGGTGCCCGACGTGTTCGCCACCAGGACGGTCGCCGCGCTGGCCGAACGCCTGATGGAGCGGGAATCCGAGGCGCAGCGCCTGGAACTGGTGGCCGAGCTGTACCTGGAGGTCGCCGCCATGGACGATGCCGACGTGGTGTCCGAACTCGACACCGCGGGCCGCGCATGA
- a CDS encoding thioesterase II family protein: MSSFQPWIKRYSGAGGGAALVFPHAGGAALAYRALGAALAAGGSDTYVMQYPQRGDRLTHPAPETVGDLAADLFDGGDWAGLGPLRLFGHCMGAVVAFEFARVAESKGIAVDSLWVSASEAPSTVAAAPALPMAEAEIIAEMVDLGGTDPQLLADDDFVELLLLAVRADYAAFNRYACDEGVRIAADIHTLGGDADHRVNENMLRRWETHTTGAFTVSMFDGGHFYINEHIAEVAELVHAL; the protein is encoded by the coding sequence ATGAGCTCGTTTCAGCCCTGGATCAAGCGGTACTCGGGAGCCGGTGGCGGTGCCGCGCTGGTGTTCCCGCATGCCGGGGGTGCCGCCCTGGCCTACCGTGCCCTGGGCGCCGCGCTGGCCGCGGGCGGCTCCGACACCTACGTCATGCAGTACCCGCAGCGCGGGGACCGGCTGACGCATCCGGCTCCGGAGACCGTCGGCGACCTGGCCGCCGACCTTTTCGACGGCGGCGACTGGGCCGGGCTCGGCCCGCTGCGGTTGTTCGGGCACTGCATGGGTGCGGTGGTGGCGTTCGAGTTCGCCCGCGTCGCCGAGAGCAAGGGCATCGCGGTCGACTCGCTGTGGGTGTCGGCCAGCGAGGCGCCCTCGACGGTCGCCGCCGCCCCGGCATTGCCGATGGCCGAAGCCGAGATCATCGCCGAGATGGTCGATCTGGGTGGCACCGACCCGCAGTTGCTGGCCGATGACGATTTCGTGGAACTGCTGCTGCTGGCCGTGCGAGCCGACTACGCGGCCTTCAACCGCTACGCCTGCGACGAGGGTGTTCGCATCGCCGCCGATATCCACACCCTCGGTGGCGATGCCGATCACCGGGTCAACGAGAACATGTTGCGCCGCTGGGAAACCCACACCACCGGCGCCTTCACCGTGTCGATGTTCGACGGTGGCCACTTCTACATCAACGAGCACATCGCCGAGGTGGCGGAGCTGGTCCATGCCCTCTGA
- a CDS encoding polyketide synthase, with the protein MPADPDPVVIVGMAVEAPGDVDSADSFWDLLSGKREALGPFPTDRGWSVADLLEGSRRDSFKPIHDLGGFLTGAASFDPAFFGISPREAVAMDPQQRVALRLAWRTLENSGINPDDVAGHDIGCYIGASALEYGPPLSQYSHHSGHLITGTSLGVISGRIAYTLDLAGPALTVDTSCSSALAALHTAVGAVRGGDCDMALTGGVCVMGSPGYFVEFSKQHALSDDGHCRPYSAAASGTVWAEGAGMFLLQRRSAALRDGRPILAEVRATAVNSDGRTVGLTAPSGAAQQRLFARAIARAGVRPEDVGMIEGHGTATRLGDRTELRALARTYGATAPGAGPLLGSVKSNVGHTQAAAGALGLAKVILAAQHGAIPASLHTDTASREIDWAAQGLRLATELTEWPAVGGERFGAVSAFGMSGTNTHAVVAIPDTVGRAA; encoded by the coding sequence ATGCCCGCCGACCCCGATCCCGTGGTGATCGTCGGCATGGCGGTGGAGGCACCCGGAGACGTCGATTCCGCGGACTCGTTCTGGGATCTGCTGTCCGGGAAACGGGAGGCGCTCGGGCCGTTCCCGACCGACCGCGGCTGGTCGGTGGCCGACCTGCTGGAGGGATCGCGCCGCGACAGCTTCAAACCGATCCATGATCTGGGTGGCTTCCTCACCGGGGCGGCAAGTTTCGACCCGGCATTCTTCGGCATCTCGCCACGCGAGGCGGTGGCCATGGACCCCCAGCAGCGGGTGGCACTGCGGCTGGCCTGGCGCACCCTGGAGAACAGCGGGATCAACCCCGACGATGTCGCCGGACACGACATCGGTTGCTATATCGGGGCGTCGGCACTGGAATACGGGCCGCCACTGTCGCAATACTCACACCACAGCGGGCATCTCATCACCGGAACGTCGCTGGGAGTCATCTCCGGTCGCATCGCCTACACCCTGGATCTGGCCGGGCCCGCCCTCACCGTGGACACCTCCTGCTCCTCGGCGCTGGCCGCGCTGCACACGGCCGTCGGCGCGGTACGCGGCGGCGACTGCGATATGGCGCTGACCGGGGGAGTGTGCGTGATGGGCAGCCCGGGCTACTTCGTCGAATTCTCCAAGCAGCACGCACTGTCCGATGACGGGCACTGCCGCCCCTACAGTGCGGCGGCCAGCGGCACCGTCTGGGCCGAGGGCGCCGGGATGTTCCTGCTGCAGCGCCGGTCCGCGGCGCTGCGGGACGGCCGGCCGATCCTGGCCGAGGTGCGTGCCACCGCCGTCAACTCCGACGGACGGACCGTCGGGCTGACCGCCCCCAGCGGCGCCGCCCAGCAGCGGCTGTTCGCCCGCGCCATCGCCCGCGCGGGGGTCCGGCCGGAGGACGTCGGCATGATCGAAGGCCACGGCACCGCGACCCGCCTCGGCGACCGCACCGAACTGCGGGCCCTGGCCCGGACCTATGGCGCCACCGCGCCCGGCGCCGGGCCGCTGCTCGGCTCGGTGAAATCCAATGTGGGCCATACCCAGGCCGCCGCCGGCGCGCTCGGACTGGCCAAGGTGATCCTCGCCGCCCAGCACGGCGCCATACCCGCCAGCCTGCACACCGACACCGCGAGCCGGGAGATCGACTGGGCAGCACAGGGTCTGCGCCTTGCCACCGAGCTCACCGAATGGCCGGCCGTGGGCGGCGAACGCTTCGGCGCGGTATCGGCCTTCGGGATGAGCGGCACCAACACGCACGCCGTCGTGGCCATCCCGGACACCGTCGGACGGGCCGCGTGA
- the mbtD gene encoding mycobactin polyketide synthase MbtD codes for MSIDTLPDGRIPVLLSAHAEGLTAADAGAILAYLRRRPGLRTAADVTRVAATLAGTRRVRTFRTLIRAGDIAELTEALRAVQAGADHPLVTRSAHSARPRTAFVFPGQGSQWPSMGVEAYGRLPVYRDTADRCAAVFAAGGHPSPLSYLLADPGARTNDFSQVQIQGAQFVHGVALARVWQSCGVTPDITVGHSLGEIGAAHIAGAITLDAAVGVVVSRATLLDGLTGPYRVAVLGVDPEQAQRAITETPGWLELSVVNSRSSVAVSGDTAAVAAVVRRVGESGRFAKQIEMWFPAHTTKLDGKRAELESMLPAAAFDAAQVPFIGSATGQTVAAGTDFAEYWYANLRNTVRFDDAVRAAVAAGAQTFVELSAHPALLYAMADTLEDAPDPPLMVGSGRRDEALVDRLSANLAAVALADPGFRWGARDGELLRDFPFAPMRTQRLWAAPEPLPPVPGLKVLTERWEQRPPAPVGPRRAAVLDLGDDGRLAVTLRTALGSTDPGEADLLVVVCPVLDHLDAVTAGHDLAARIETGLLRYTDAIGARCRDVWLVTVGAEQVRPGEPGPLPAQAALAAMHRSVGLEHPDQTFGHLDLPSWDIDAAVTALAAVALRGTPAEIAVRRTDSGAALYERGTAEHPLPHPAWDASRVFDNVVITGGTGAVGSHFVDYLVAHGARRIVLLGRTGADPQRRVGVEVLAPPCDITDPEAVAAVAAEFGSGGASLVIHAAGAATITGHRELTGAGFAATVAAKVAGLAGFTAAWPLRDDARIILCSSVSGLWGGQGHTAYAAANRLLDVMAGQLRGDGRHCTSVRWGLWPGAEGQPGIIDADEVARVQRSGLLAMAPERAVEVCLRDFAGDPLVFTADPTRLQMFLGEAPAQPPAAGPPEMSTDGLDEAGILRVALGSVLNLPADTALEPSASLLDLGVDSLLALDLRKKLKTAAGVNVPLATILGGATVEEVLEHLTRPEKKARLK; via the coding sequence ATGAGTATCGACACCCTGCCCGACGGCCGGATCCCGGTCTTGCTGAGCGCGCACGCCGAGGGCCTCACCGCCGCGGACGCCGGCGCGATCCTGGCGTACCTGCGCCGCAGGCCCGGCCTGCGCACCGCGGCCGATGTCACCCGGGTGGCCGCGACCCTGGCCGGAACCCGGCGGGTACGCACGTTCCGAACCCTGATCCGGGCCGGCGATATCGCCGAACTCACCGAGGCGCTACGCGCCGTGCAGGCCGGGGCGGACCACCCGCTGGTCACGCGGTCGGCCCACAGCGCCCGACCACGCACCGCGTTCGTCTTCCCCGGGCAGGGCAGCCAGTGGCCGTCGATGGGCGTCGAGGCGTATGGCCGGCTGCCGGTCTACCGCGACACGGCCGACCGCTGCGCGGCGGTCTTCGCCGCGGGCGGGCACCCCTCGCCGCTGTCGTATCTGCTCGCCGATCCTGGCGCACGGACCAACGACTTCTCCCAGGTGCAGATCCAGGGTGCGCAGTTCGTGCACGGCGTGGCGCTGGCCCGGGTGTGGCAGTCCTGTGGGGTGACGCCGGACATCACCGTCGGGCACAGCCTCGGCGAGATCGGCGCCGCCCACATCGCCGGTGCCATCACCCTCGATGCGGCCGTCGGCGTGGTCGTCTCCCGCGCCACCCTGCTCGACGGTCTCACCGGGCCCTACCGGGTGGCGGTGCTCGGGGTGGATCCCGAACAGGCGCAGCGGGCGATTACAGAAACGCCGGGCTGGCTGGAACTCTCGGTGGTGAACTCCCGGTCCTCGGTGGCGGTGTCCGGTGACACCGCTGCCGTCGCCGCGGTGGTGCGCCGGGTCGGCGAGAGCGGCCGGTTCGCCAAACAGATCGAGATGTGGTTCCCGGCCCATACCACCAAACTGGACGGCAAACGCGCCGAGCTCGAATCAATGCTGCCCGCAGCTGCCTTCGATGCGGCCCAGGTGCCGTTCATCGGTTCGGCGACCGGGCAGACCGTCGCCGCGGGTACCGACTTCGCCGAATACTGGTATGCCAACCTGCGCAACACGGTGCGCTTCGACGACGCCGTACGTGCCGCGGTGGCCGCCGGCGCGCAGACGTTCGTCGAGTTGTCGGCGCACCCGGCGCTGCTCTACGCGATGGCCGACACTCTCGAGGATGCGCCGGACCCGCCGCTGATGGTCGGGTCGGGTCGCCGCGACGAGGCCCTCGTCGACCGGCTGTCGGCAAACCTGGCTGCGGTGGCTCTGGCGGATCCCGGATTCCGTTGGGGTGCCCGGGACGGGGAATTGTTGCGCGACTTCCCGTTCGCGCCGATGCGGACCCAGCGGCTGTGGGCCGCGCCCGAGCCGTTGCCGCCGGTGCCGGGACTGAAGGTGCTCACCGAGCGGTGGGAGCAGCGCCCGCCGGCGCCGGTCGGCCCGCGCCGCGCCGCCGTCCTCGACCTCGGTGACGACGGCCGGCTCGCCGTCACACTGCGGACCGCACTGGGCAGCACCGACCCGGGCGAGGCCGACCTGTTGGTCGTGGTCTGCCCGGTGCTGGATCACCTGGACGCGGTGACCGCCGGCCACGACCTCGCGGCCCGCATCGAGACGGGTCTGCTGCGCTACACCGACGCCATCGGAGCGCGCTGCCGCGACGTCTGGCTCGTCACCGTCGGTGCCGAACAGGTACGCCCCGGCGAACCGGGCCCGCTGCCGGCCCAGGCCGCACTGGCCGCGATGCACCGCAGTGTCGGACTGGAACACCCCGACCAGACATTCGGTCATCTCGACCTGCCGTCGTGGGATATCGACGCCGCGGTGACCGCGCTCGCCGCCGTCGCCCTGCGCGGCACACCCGCCGAAATCGCAGTACGGCGCACCGATTCCGGGGCCGCACTGTACGAGCGCGGCACGGCCGAGCACCCGCTGCCGCACCCGGCCTGGGACGCGTCCCGGGTGTTCGACAATGTGGTGATCACCGGCGGTACGGGTGCGGTCGGTTCGCATTTCGTCGACTACCTCGTCGCGCACGGGGCGCGTCGCATCGTGCTGCTCGGACGCACCGGGGCCGACCCACAGCGTCGGGTCGGTGTCGAGGTGCTGGCACCGCCCTGCGATATCACCGATCCCGAGGCGGTGGCCGCCGTGGCGGCCGAATTCGGTTCCGGCGGTGCGTCGCTGGTCATCCATGCCGCGGGGGCGGCGACCATCACCGGGCACCGCGAGCTCACCGGTGCGGGATTCGCCGCCACCGTAGCGGCGAAGGTGGCCGGGCTTGCCGGATTCACCGCAGCCTGGCCGCTGCGCGACGATGCGCGAATCATCCTGTGCTCCTCGGTATCCGGCCTGTGGGGCGGCCAGGGTCACACCGCGTACGCGGCGGCGAACCGGCTGCTCGACGTGATGGCGGGGCAACTGCGCGGCGATGGCAGGCACTGCACATCGGTGCGCTGGGGGCTGTGGCCGGGCGCAGAGGGTCAGCCCGGCATCATCGATGCCGACGAGGTCGCCCGCGTGCAGCGGTCCGGGCTGCTCGCGATGGCACCGGAGCGTGCCGTCGAGGTCTGCCTGCGGGACTTCGCCGGGGACCCGCTGGTGTTCACCGCCGACCCGACCCGGCTGCAGATGTTCCTGGGGGAAGCGCCGGCGCAGCCGCCGGCGGCCGGGCCGCCGGAAATGTCAACGGACGGGCTGGATGAGGCCGGCATCCTGCGGGTGGCACTCGGGTCGGTGCTCAACCTGCCGGCGGATACGGCGCTGGAGCCCTCCGCCTCACTGCTCGATCTGGGCGTCGACTCACTGTTGGCGCTCGACCTACGCAAGAAGCTCAAGACAGCCGCCGGGGTCAATGTGCCGCTGGCAACCATCCTCGGCGGGGCCACCGTCGAAGAGGTACTTGAGCACCTGACACGACCTGAGAAGAAGGCACGCCTGAAGTGA